The following proteins are co-located in the candidate division WOR-3 bacterium genome:
- the asnB gene encoding asparagine synthase (glutamine-hydrolyzing): MCGVAGIFDLSGNKIRGLDKKLRVMNKLQAHRGPDDENIWRHRDGFVGLAHKRLSVIDLANGKQPMTDENGNVVIFNGEIYNYKEIRDEIGKENFKTDSDTEVILKSYCKWGIDCLQKFRGMFAFVLWDDRQKSLFCARDRFGIKPLYYFLQGGIFYFASEVKALMPFINTIETDVEGFKDYLTFQFCLDGKTLFKDIKELLPAHYMTISYSKIETSRYWQVYFNIDFNHTEKYFSEMTENLFIQSIKYHKISDVKIGGYLSGGLDSSLVNLFASKGIEKDYVGFNGRFGELKDYDESHFARVLSEFSGFDLHYIDITSDDFIDNIEKVIYHLDYPVAGPGSFPQFMVSSVVKRHRKVVLGGQGADEIFGGYARYLMAYFEQCIKGAIDGTLNNGNFIVTYESIIPNLKTLSNYKPLFKEFWAQGLFEDMDSRYFRLVNRRNTLKDEIKWNNLGDYSPYETFRKIFSAENVGKESYFDKMTHFDFKTLLPALLHVEDRMSMAFGVESRVPFLDHKLVEFVATAPSNVKFKDGELKHLLRTSVGKLLPPIINNRKDKMGFPVPLVKWMKNELKAYFLDIFSSEAASHRPYVDNSGIASSLSDEREFGRKIWGLLCIEIWQKQFHDRETYFKTLIKEE; the protein is encoded by the coding sequence ATGTGCGGCGTAGCTGGTATTTTTGATTTAAGCGGTAACAAAATACGCGGCTTGGATAAAAAACTCCGTGTAATGAATAAACTTCAAGCTCACCGAGGTCCCGATGATGAAAATATATGGAGACATCGAGACGGATTTGTTGGATTAGCGCACAAAAGGCTCAGTGTCATAGATCTCGCCAATGGAAAGCAACCAATGACAGATGAAAACGGCAACGTCGTCATTTTCAACGGAGAGATTTACAACTACAAGGAAATCAGGGATGAAATCGGAAAGGAGAATTTTAAAACCGATTCTGATACCGAGGTTATATTGAAATCCTATTGTAAATGGGGGATAGATTGCCTCCAGAAATTCAGGGGAATGTTCGCATTTGTCCTTTGGGATGATCGACAAAAATCCCTGTTCTGCGCAAGGGACAGATTCGGGATAAAGCCTCTTTATTATTTCTTGCAGGGGGGGATATTTTATTTCGCATCTGAAGTAAAAGCGCTCATGCCCTTTATAAACACAATTGAAACCGATGTTGAAGGGTTCAAAGATTATCTCACTTTTCAATTTTGCCTGGACGGAAAAACCCTGTTCAAAGATATAAAAGAATTATTGCCAGCGCATTACATGACAATTAGTTATTCTAAAATCGAGACTTCAAGATACTGGCAGGTTTATTTCAACATCGATTTCAACCACACTGAGAAATATTTCTCGGAAATGACTGAAAATCTTTTCATACAGTCAATCAAATACCATAAAATCAGTGACGTGAAAATCGGAGGTTATCTTAGCGGAGGTCTGGATTCTAGCTTGGTCAATTTATTCGCTTCAAAAGGAATTGAAAAAGACTATGTTGGTTTTAACGGAAGATTCGGTGAATTAAAAGATTATGATGAAAGTCATTTTGCAAGAGTTTTATCTGAATTCAGCGGTTTTGATCTTCATTATATCGACATCACTTCAGATGATTTCATCGACAACATAGAAAAAGTCATTTACCATTTGGATTATCCGGTGGCTGGTCCAGGCTCATTTCCGCAGTTTATGGTTTCTTCGGTTGTGAAAAGACACAGAAAAGTTGTACTTGGAGGGCAAGGAGCTGACGAAATATTTGGAGGGTATGCCCGTTACCTGATGGCTTATTTTGAACAATGTATTAAAGGCGCCATAGATGGCACATTGAATAATGGTAATTTCATTGTGACTTATGAATCAATAATTCCTAACTTAAAAACGCTCAGCAATTATAAACCTCTTTTCAAGGAATTTTGGGCTCAAGGTCTTTTTGAAGATATGGACAGCCGATATTTCAGGCTTGTAAACAGGAGAAACACTCTTAAAGACGAAATAAAATGGAACAATCTCGGCGATTATTCACCTTATGAAACATTCAGAAAAATTTTCAGCGCTGAAAACGTCGGGAAAGAATCTTATTTCGACAAAATGACCCATTTTGATTTTAAAACTCTTTTACCGGCTTTATTGCACGTCGAAGACAGGATGAGCATGGCTTTCGGTGTTGAATCAAGAGTGCCTTTTCTTGACCACAAACTCGTGGAATTTGTCGCGACAGCACCATCAAACGTCAAATTCAAAGATGGAGAACTAAAGCATTTGCTAAGAACGTCTGTCGGGAAGTTACTACCCCCGATTATTAATAACAGAAAAGACAAGATGGGATTTCCTGTGCCTCTGGTCAAATGGATGAAAAATGAATTGAAAGCTTATTTTTTGGATATTTTTTCATCGGAAGCGGCTTCCCACAGACCTTATGTAGACAATTCGGGAATTGCTTCTTCACTTTCGGATGAAAGAGAATTCGGCAGAAAGATATGGGGTCTTCTATGCATTGAAATATGGCAAAAACAGTTTCATGACAGAGAAACCTATTTTAAAACATTAATAAAAGAGGAATGA
- a CDS encoding glycosyltransferase, with amino-acid sequence MNKILVLISDSYGGTERRFSRYFEYARDKKNDITLFINKSLFLKIQKSGLLSATEQIVVFPNIFSAFYNGRWKYKNRFSFLLSKLDVLMASFYLTIYVFVKKPKVIHAVLSGVYAVFLLLILQLFKITITMPSIDLSKLTSEKFGLFFNLLALKLCHRVDVLSPGAVPEIVFKGIKREKIFVSKCSFTDTEKFKPSDKVPKIVFAARLESYHRPMTYLKSVKLAGLKDAQFCIIGKGSQEDELKKIVEEELKGINVRLFFKEDISEELASAIIFVSLKDDNYPSQSLIEAMSCGCSIISSKGGDTELLVKKEFGFIVDIDERIISEKIKELLDNTEKAKEMGNKARLFIKENHTVEKFDCYLRDFWNTG; translated from the coding sequence ATGAATAAAATCCTCGTCCTTATCAGTGACTCTTACGGCGGAACAGAGAGAAGGTTTTCAAGGTATTTTGAGTACGCCAGAGATAAAAAAAATGATATTACGTTATTTATAAATAAAAGTCTTTTTTTGAAAATACAAAAATCCGGTCTTTTATCGGCAACAGAACAAATTGTCGTATTTCCAAATATTTTCAGCGCTTTTTACAACGGCAGATGGAAATACAAAAACCGATTTTCTTTTTTATTGAGTAAATTAGATGTTCTTATGGCTTCTTTTTATTTGACAATTTATGTTTTCGTAAAAAAACCAAAAGTCATCCATGCTGTACTATCTGGTGTCTACGCCGTTTTCCTTTTGTTGATTTTACAGTTGTTCAAGATAACGATAACAATGCCATCTATAGACCTTTCAAAACTGACAAGTGAAAAATTCGGTTTGTTTTTCAACTTGCTCGCTTTGAAACTTTGCCACAGGGTAGACGTACTTTCTCCTGGAGCTGTGCCTGAAATCGTATTCAAGGGTATAAAAAGAGAGAAGATATTCGTGTCAAAGTGCAGTTTTACTGACACGGAAAAATTCAAACCTTCTGATAAAGTCCCAAAAATTGTTTTTGCAGCGAGACTGGAAAGCTACCATAGGCCAATGACTTACCTGAAATCCGTGAAATTGGCGGGATTAAAAGACGCACAATTTTGCATTATTGGCAAAGGGTCTCAAGAGGATGAGTTGAAAAAAATTGTTGAAGAAGAATTGAAAGGTATCAACGTCAGGTTGTTTTTTAAAGAAGACATAAGCGAAGAACTCGCATCGGCTATTATTTTCGTAAGTCTAAAAGACGATAACTACCCCTCTCAAAGTCTCATCGAAGCAATGTCCTGTGGATGTTCGATAATTTCTTCTAAAGGCGGAGACACTGAACTTTTGGTGAAAAAGGAGTTTGGTTTCATCGTCGATATTGACGAGCGGATTATTTCTGAGAAAATCAAGGAACTATTGGATAATACTGAAAAGGCTAAAGAAATGGGGAATAAGGCGAGGCTTTTTATAAAAGAGAACCACACTGTTGAAAAATTCGACTGCTACTTAAGAGACTTTTGGAATACCGGATAG
- a CDS encoding SDR family NAD(P)-dependent oxidoreductase, which translates to MKVLITGGAGFIGSHLADKLIERGDEVVVVDNLATGRKENVNSKVVFFEMDISNDDQLGKIFSEHRPETVIHAAASYKSPDDWREDVKTNVLGTVNVLKHSKETDVRRLIYFQTSLCYGLNPIEQPITLNHPLFEGKYNGGSSYAITKTAGELFISLSGLNFISFRLANAYGPRNLSGPLPTFYKRLMSGEKCFVADTRRDFIYIDDLIAVVIKAISMTEKSGFYHVSSGKDYSIKELYDTLSKFIDESKKQKAEFKPRSPDDTYTILLDPQKTWVDFNWQVHTSLEEGIKSAVEWYRENRIETTYTHLKK; encoded by the coding sequence ATGAAAGTTTTAATTACCGGAGGAGCTGGTTTCATTGGATCTCACCTGGCTGATAAATTAATTGAAAGAGGGGATGAGGTCGTCGTAGTTGATAACCTGGCAACCGGCAGAAAAGAAAACGTAAACAGCAAAGTGGTTTTTTTTGAAATGGACATTTCAAATGACGATCAACTCGGGAAAATTTTTTCTGAACACAGACCTGAAACCGTCATACATGCAGCTGCTTCCTATAAATCTCCCGACGACTGGAGAGAGGACGTAAAAACAAACGTATTGGGAACTGTTAATGTTTTAAAACATTCAAAAGAAACCGATGTCAGGCGTCTTATTTATTTTCAGACATCCCTTTGTTACGGATTGAATCCTATTGAACAACCAATAACATTGAACCATCCTCTTTTTGAAGGAAAATACAACGGAGGCAGCAGTTATGCCATTACGAAAACTGCTGGAGAATTGTTTATTTCATTGAGCGGATTAAATTTCATATCGTTTAGACTTGCCAACGCATACGGCCCCCGAAATTTAAGCGGCCCTCTGCCGACATTTTACAAACGATTGATGTCCGGTGAAAAATGCTTTGTGGCTGACACTAGAAGAGACTTTATCTATATTGACGATTTGATAGCGGTTGTCATAAAAGCGATTTCAATGACTGAAAAGAGCGGTTTTTATCATGTGTCTTCAGGCAAGGATTACTCCATAAAAGAACTATATGATACTCTTTCGAAATTCATAGACGAATCAAAAAAACAAAAAGCAGAATTTAAGCCCAGATCTCCTGACGACACTTACACCATTCTCTTGGACCCCCAAAAAACCTGGGTTGATTTTAACTGGCAAGTTCATACATCTCTTGAAGAAGGCATCAAATCAGCTGTGGAGTGGTACAGAGAAAACAGGATTGAAACAACTTACACCCATCTCAAAAAATGA
- a CDS encoding glycosyltransferase has product MLIRDIIGAYSEKYKWIKKKIKREFRPSLILVNDWPTLPLACALKKRYSAKLIYDVHEWSREEHLRDIKKRISVIPACEKIENKFIHCADAVYTVNESIKFKIREFYGIESEIIRNCAFKADIKPEDKKFCHPVKFYYHGVYLPMRKIEIFAKAISHFPERFELYLRLVGKISKLKHFCSGMKNVYFVDPVQMKDLIIQSQDYDVGVAYIYPSNFNNLISLPNKFFEYIMAGLPVFSGPSPEMKKIIDEFNIGFVSEGFSVRSIVRTLDEISTEKVKKAYMNVFKAREKLNSDIEWEKIVKKADSLINE; this is encoded by the coding sequence TTGCTGATTAGAGACATAATCGGAGCTTATTCAGAAAAATACAAATGGATTAAGAAAAAAATTAAGAGAGAATTCCGACCAAGCTTGATTCTTGTAAACGATTGGCCTACTCTTCCACTTGCCTGCGCTTTAAAAAAAAGATACTCGGCGAAACTTATTTATGATGTGCACGAGTGGTCGAGAGAGGAACATTTACGGGATATTAAAAAAAGAATTTCTGTGATTCCAGCTTGCGAAAAAATCGAGAATAAATTTATCCATTGCGCCGATGCAGTTTATACGGTTAACGAGTCCATAAAATTTAAAATAAGAGAGTTTTATGGAATTGAATCTGAAATTATCAGAAATTGCGCTTTTAAAGCTGACATAAAACCTGAAGATAAAAAGTTCTGTCACCCAGTAAAATTCTATTACCACGGGGTGTATTTACCGATGAGAAAGATTGAAATATTCGCTAAAGCAATAAGCCATTTCCCTGAAAGATTTGAGTTGTACCTTAGGCTTGTCGGGAAGATTTCAAAACTTAAACATTTTTGTTCTGGTATGAAAAATGTTTATTTCGTAGATCCAGTCCAAATGAAGGATCTTATAATCCAATCTCAGGACTACGATGTAGGAGTTGCATACATTTACCCTTCGAATTTCAACAACCTAATATCCCTTCCCAATAAATTTTTTGAATACATTATGGCCGGCCTTCCTGTTTTCAGCGGACCTTCTCCTGAGATGAAAAAAATAATTGATGAATTCAACATCGGGTTTGTCAGCGAAGGTTTTTCAGTCCGATCTATTGTAAGAACTTTAGATGAAATTTCTACAGAGAAGGTAAAAAAAGCTTACATGAATGTTTTTAAAGCTCGGGAGAAACTCAACTCCGACATCGAGTGGGAAAAGATTGTCAAAAAAGCGGATTCATTGATCAATGAATAA
- the asnB gene encoding asparagine synthase (glutamine-hydrolyzing) — translation MCGIAGILSINSDVDPVVILNMTNRIKHRGPDDEGFIHVSDSGCITELRGDDSKINKPAHIKDFNRPARLLLGHRRLSIIDTSSAGHQPMPYKNRRYWIAFNGEIYNYLELKEYLRSRGRFFYSNTDTEVILAAYDVWGENCVKHFNGDWAFALYDSVKNALFLSVDRVSVKSLYYRATENYFIFGSEIKALFASGLVERKPDLNQLMIYVFSWLHDFSEKTMYEGVYRLKPSTNLVIDTKNLSAQEKKYWNCPFELRREIFDGKKAKTYSSEVRDILIDSVKLRLRADVPVGSCLSGGVDSSSIVMIINNLLKEEGIESVGERQKTFTSAYKNEKYVDESFWANKIIKESGAEGFFIYPQAKEFESDMADLIDCQDEPFSSTSIYAQYRVMKEASNHVKVVLDGQGADELFGGYFFYYPYFLAEGNLRDLLFRKRLYGIKQTLNELKLSSIYKILNSEFAKNLREVLSQFYITNIKKRSFKTAENNKIPWSEISSIQRERLNLPFNKILHNDELGFNLQGLLRYEDRNSMRWSVESRVPFTDYRLIEYVMKIPSCYKIHLGWQKWILRESVAGIVSPSTVWRKSKLGFPTPEKEWMSYIYPDKITKTQKYDSVFWRIINSELFLSGIPKVS, via the coding sequence ATGTGCGGAATCGCTGGAATTCTCTCAATAAATAGCGACGTCGATCCCGTGGTCATCCTGAATATGACAAATCGCATAAAACACAGAGGCCCTGACGATGAAGGGTTTATTCACGTCAGCGATTCAGGATGCATCACCGAACTGCGGGGCGACGACAGTAAAATCAATAAACCAGCACACATAAAAGACTTCAACAGACCCGCAAGACTTCTTCTCGGGCACAGGAGACTTTCGATCATTGACACTTCCAGCGCCGGTCATCAGCCTATGCCGTACAAAAACCGAAGGTATTGGATCGCCTTTAACGGAGAGATATACAATTACCTCGAATTGAAAGAATATTTGAGATCTAGGGGCCGCTTTTTTTACTCCAACACTGACACTGAAGTCATCCTCGCGGCTTATGATGTATGGGGAGAAAACTGCGTAAAACATTTCAACGGAGACTGGGCTTTTGCTCTTTACGACTCCGTCAAAAATGCTTTGTTTCTGTCAGTTGACAGAGTCTCCGTAAAATCTCTTTACTACCGCGCCACGGAAAATTATTTTATCTTTGGATCCGAAATCAAAGCTCTGTTCGCCTCCGGGCTTGTAGAAAGAAAACCGGACTTAAACCAACTTATGATATATGTATTTTCCTGGCTCCATGACTTTTCCGAGAAAACAATGTACGAAGGCGTATACAGACTTAAACCTTCTACAAATTTAGTAATTGACACGAAAAACCTGAGTGCCCAGGAAAAAAAATACTGGAACTGCCCTTTCGAACTCCGCCGGGAAATATTCGACGGGAAAAAAGCCAAAACCTATTCATCCGAGGTAAGAGATATTCTCATAGATTCTGTCAAATTGAGGCTGAGAGCAGACGTTCCTGTCGGATCATGCCTTTCAGGCGGCGTAGACAGCTCATCTATAGTCATGATTATAAACAATCTTCTTAAAGAAGAAGGGATCGAAAGCGTAGGAGAAAGGCAAAAAACATTCACTTCTGCATACAAAAATGAAAAATACGTTGACGAAAGCTTCTGGGCAAACAAAATCATAAAAGAATCCGGTGCCGAAGGTTTTTTCATCTATCCTCAAGCTAAAGAATTCGAATCAGACATGGCCGATCTTATTGATTGCCAAGATGAGCCCTTTTCATCAACATCGATCTACGCTCAATACAGGGTCATGAAAGAAGCTTCAAATCACGTAAAAGTTGTCTTAGACGGTCAGGGTGCCGACGAATTATTCGGCGGGTATTTTTTCTACTATCCCTATTTCCTCGCCGAGGGCAATTTAAGAGATCTCCTTTTTAGAAAGAGGCTTTACGGAATAAAACAAACTCTTAATGAATTGAAACTATCCTCCATTTACAAAATTCTAAATTCTGAATTTGCCAAAAACCTCAGAGAAGTTCTGTCCCAATTTTACATTACAAATATAAAGAAACGTTCTTTTAAAACAGCAGAAAACAATAAAATCCCTTGGAGTGAAATTTCCTCTATTCAAAGAGAAAGACTAAACCTTCCCTTCAACAAAATTCTCCACAACGACGAGCTGGGTTTCAACCTTCAGGGATTGCTTAGATACGAGGACAGAAACTCCATGAGATGGTCGGTTGAGTCGAGAGTTCCCTTCACGGATTACAGGCTTATAGAATACGTAATGAAAATTCCGTCCTGTTACAAGATTCACTTGGGCTGGCAAAAATGGATTCTAAGAGAATCTGTTGCAGGAATTGTCTCTCCTTCAACGGTATGGAGAAAATCAAAGCTGGGATTTCCAACACCTGAAAAGGAATGGATGTCCTATATTTACCCGGATAAAATCACAAAAACACAAAAATACGACAGTGTTTTTTGGAGAATTATTAATTCCGAGTTGTTCCTATCCGGTATTCCAAAAGTCTCTTAA
- a CDS encoding GGDEF domain-containing protein translates to MKRYRPCSFRIESEIGEICDIASKPTIYSISPWVCDECTMMYPACEYLEATVLLGEKNTGGVTASVIRARCRKKNISVNTFTFEECSKCEEFVMKMQSAKYDELTKLYMRDYFNKNARQLFLSADDSSPFSVIFFDLDHFKQINDTYGHQTGDSVLREVSEIIRNETSSSGAACRYGGEEIVVLMPSAEASKAFEIAEKIRKKIERTNFKSEGNSLNVTLSSGISEYPKFNSRSESDLVEQADKALYRAKEEGRNRTYIYDPNLDSEDNILSLEIDFPGMPSFSTGGMIEIIQWMPYPSNPKKIMALKIKDLRTGVENKITSERFEEILRFSGEPLNFSFTGKVENISLSEKRSIFVVKIRNSSYNFILERSISYLNAKMLAIQKSIKSFKRSKS, encoded by the coding sequence ATGAAAAGGTACAGACCGTGTTCTTTCAGGATAGAATCGGAGATAGGAGAGATATGCGATATCGCTTCCAAGCCGACAATCTATTCCATAAGTCCATGGGTCTGCGACGAATGCACGATGATGTATCCTGCTTGTGAATACCTCGAAGCTACTGTTTTACTGGGAGAGAAAAATACCGGCGGTGTTACAGCTTCAGTCATTAGAGCAAGATGCCGCAAGAAAAACATTTCTGTCAACACTTTTACTTTCGAAGAATGCTCAAAATGCGAAGAGTTCGTCATGAAAATGCAGAGTGCAAAATACGACGAATTGACCAAACTTTATATGAGAGATTATTTCAACAAAAATGCAAGACAACTGTTTCTGTCCGCGGATGATTCTTCTCCTTTTTCGGTCATTTTTTTCGACTTAGACCATTTCAAGCAAATAAACGACACATACGGACATCAGACAGGGGATTCTGTCCTCAGAGAAGTCTCCGAAATCATCAGAAACGAGACATCTTCTTCAGGCGCCGCGTGCAGGTACGGCGGTGAAGAAATCGTGGTGTTGATGCCATCCGCGGAAGCCTCAAAAGCTTTTGAAATAGCTGAAAAAATTAGAAAAAAAATTGAAAGAACGAATTTCAAATCCGAAGGTAACAGTTTAAACGTAACCCTATCATCTGGAATCTCCGAATACCCGAAATTCAACTCAAGATCCGAATCAGACCTGGTGGAACAAGCGGACAAAGCTCTTTACAGGGCTAAAGAGGAAGGCAGAAACAGGACGTATATATACGACCCGAACCTGGATTCAGAAGACAACATTCTGTCCCTTGAAATAGATTTCCCCGGAATGCCATCATTCTCGACTGGAGGCATGATTGAAATCATACAATGGATGCCCTATCCCTCTAATCCCAAAAAAATCATGGCTCTGAAAATTAAAGATCTGAGAACCGGCGTTGAAAACAAAATAACCTCAGAGAGGTTCGAGGAAATTCTCAGGTTCTCAGGTGAACCCCTGAATTTTTCGTTCACCGGAAAAGTCGAAAACATATCCCTGTCCGAAAAAAGATCTATCTTCGTCGTGAAAATCAGAAACAGCTCCTACAATTTTATCCTCGAAAGATCAATTTCATACCTCAACGCAAAAATGCTCGCCATTCAAAAAAGCATAAAATCATTCAAGAGGTCCAAAAGCTGA
- a CDS encoding NAD-dependent epimerase/dehydratase family protein, with translation MIEDKLLGSRILITGGAGFVGSNLVKKILLSKCFSITVIDNFLSSEKENLPNDTRIKLIEGSCADDQILENLGDEFDHVFHLATFHGNQNSIFDPIADHENNLLTSLKFFKKISDFKKVKMTVYSSAGCTTAAKTYDTPEPTKESDVVSLYMDSPYQISKIAGELYANYFFLNKGLKIVKARFQNVYGPGEILGAGKWRGTISTIWRNVVPVFIYRALKKKPLLLENSGNSSRDFIFVDDIAEGLLKAAILGKSGEVYNLASGVETGIFELAQEINRLCDNQNNIDLLPRRNWDRSGRRFGDIEKSSRDLNFHPKVSLAEGLEKTISWTRENMRIIESCIKKHDKQISVLSN, from the coding sequence ATGATAGAAGACAAGCTCTTAGGTTCACGGATACTGATCACAGGCGGGGCGGGTTTTGTAGGTTCTAATCTTGTAAAAAAAATCCTTCTTTCAAAATGCTTTTCTATTACAGTAATAGATAATTTTTTGTCTTCTGAAAAGGAAAATCTTCCCAATGACACTAGGATAAAACTGATAGAAGGATCCTGCGCCGATGACCAAATTTTAGAAAATCTCGGTGATGAATTTGACCATGTGTTCCACTTGGCGACTTTTCATGGAAATCAGAATTCAATATTTGATCCTATCGCCGATCATGAAAACAACTTGTTGACTTCTTTGAAATTCTTCAAAAAAATATCAGATTTTAAAAAAGTAAAAATGACCGTGTATTCTTCCGCTGGTTGCACAACCGCGGCTAAAACTTACGATACACCTGAGCCTACAAAAGAATCAGATGTTGTGTCTTTGTACATGGATTCACCATACCAGATATCAAAAATTGCCGGAGAGCTCTACGCCAATTATTTTTTTTTAAACAAAGGTTTAAAAATTGTTAAAGCTAGATTTCAAAACGTCTATGGACCGGGTGAAATTCTTGGTGCTGGCAAATGGAGGGGCACTATTTCAACTATTTGGAGAAATGTCGTGCCTGTGTTTATTTACAGAGCTTTGAAAAAAAAACCTCTTTTACTTGAAAACAGCGGTAATTCTTCAAGAGATTTTATTTTTGTGGATGATATCGCTGAAGGACTTTTAAAAGCGGCAATTTTGGGCAAGAGCGGAGAAGTATACAACTTGGCAAGCGGTGTGGAAACCGGAATTTTTGAATTGGCTCAAGAAATCAACAGATTATGCGACAATCAGAACAACATTGATTTGCTGCCAAGAAGAAACTGGGATAGATCTGGCAGGCGTTTTGGTGACATAGAAAAATCTTCTCGCGATTTGAATTTTCACCCAAAAGTTTCACTGGCAGAAGGTCTGGAAAAAACAATATCATGGACTAGGGAAAATATGCGGATCATAGAATCGTGCATAAAAAAGCATGATAAACAAATTTCGGTCTTGTCGAATTGA